Proteins found in one Zea mays cultivar B73 chromosome 1, Zm-B73-REFERENCE-NAM-5.0, whole genome shotgun sequence genomic segment:
- the LOC100283745 gene encoding Protein WALLS ARE THIN 1: MADSGEGRRVCGMPEKAQLHVAMLLLQFGYAGFHVVSRLALNMGISKLVFPVYRNIIALCLLVPFAYFLEKKDRPQLTLNFVVQFFLLALCGITANQGFYLLGLDNTSPTFASAIQNSVPAITFAMAAALRIEKVRLDRRDGVAKVAGTLACVAGASVITLYKGPTIFGPSGSGGGGGLELAAVGGDKNWTLGCVYLIGHCLSWSGWLVLQAPVLKKYPARLSVTSYTCFFGVIQFLVIAAFMERDAEAWKFHSGSELFTILYAGFIASGVAFAVQIWCIDRGGPVFVAVYQPVQTLVVAIMASLTLGEKFYLGGIIGAVLIVAGLYLVLWGKSEERARVARDAVSGGDREGLLVAAAAGGGGGGIVRSAGNKAASAATQPLLLPSSTPTDNV; the protein is encoded by the exons ATGGCAGATTCAGGGGAGGGGCGTCGGGTGTGCGGCATGCCGGAGAAGGCGCAGCTGCACGTGGCGATgctgctgctgcagttcggctacGCGGGCTTCCACGTGGTGTCGCGGCTGGCGCTCAACATGGGCATCAGCAAGCTCGTCTTCCCCGTCTACCGCAACATCATCGCGCTCTGCCTGCTCGTGCCCTTCGCCTACTTTCTGGAGAA GAAGGACAGGCCGCAGCTGACCCTCAACTTCGTCGTCCAGTTCTTCCTTCTCGCGCTCTGCGG CATCACGGCGAACCAAGGGTTCTACCTTCTGGGCCTGGACAACACGTCGCCGACGTTCGCGTCCGCCATCCAGAACTCGGTCCCGGCCATCACCTTCGCCATGGCCGCGGCGCTGCGGATCGAGAAGGTCCGGCTGGACCGCCGCGACGGCGTGGCCAAGGTGGCGGGCACGCTGGCGTGCGTGGCGGGTGCGTCCGTCATCACGCTCTACAAGGGCCCCACCATCTTCGGTcccagcggcagcggcggcggcggcggcctcgaGCTGGCGGCGGTGGGCGGCGACAAGAACTGGACGCTGGGGTGCGTGTACCTGATCGGGCACTGCCTGTCGTGGTCGGGCTGGCTGGTGCTGCAGGCTCCCGTGCTGAAGAAGTACCCGGCGCGGCTGTCCGTCACCTCCTACACCTGCTTCTTCGGTGTCATCCAGTTCCTCGTCATCGCCGCCTTCATGGAGAGGGACGCGGAGGCCTGGAAGTTCCACTCCGGATCCGAGCTCTTCACCATCCTATACGCC GGGTTCATCGCGTCCGGGGTGGCGTTCGCGGTGCAGATCTGGTGCATCGACCGTGGGGGCCCGGTGTTCGTGGCGGTGTACCAGCCGGTGCAGACGCTGGTGGTGGCCATCATGGCGTCGCTCACCCTGGGCGAGAAGTTCTACCTGGGGGGCATCATCGGCGCCGTGCTCATCGTCGCCGGCCTCTACCTCGTGCTCTGGGGCAAGAGCGAGGAGAGGGCGCGCGTCGCCAGGGACGCCGTCTCCGGCGGCGACCGCGAGGGGCTCCTTGTCGCGGCCGCCgccggaggtggtggcggcggcatcGTCAGGAGCGCCGGCAATAAGGCGGCGTCGGCCGCGACGCAGCCTCTCCTGCTGCCGTCCTCCACCCCCACTGACAACGTCTGA